CGACCTCGAGCGCCTCGTCGAACCGGCCGAGATCGAACAGCGCCCGCGCCTGGTTCGCCAGGCCGCGCGCAAGGCCCAATTCGTCGCCGAGCGCCCGATCGTATTCGGTAGCGCGCCGGTAGCTTTCGAGCGCGTCCTCGGCCAGCCCGGCGAACAGCTGCGCCGAACCGCAGGCGTCCGCGCTCGCCGACGCGCCCTGCACATAGTGCATCTCGTCGGCGCGCGCCTCGGCGGCCTGCAGCGCCTCGATCGCGCTGCGATAGCGTCCGCGCTCGACGTCGATACAGCCGCGGTTGTAGTCGATCTGCAAGACCTGCTTGGGCGCCGCGGGATCGACGAGTTCGGCCGCCTCGGCGAGCAACTCGGCGGCCCGGTCCAGCTTGCCGAGCATGATCGCGTGGAACGACCAGCAGGTCAGCGCCCGCACCCGATGCTCGGACCGGGCGTCGACGGTGTCGATCAGCGCCTCGAAATGCCGGTTGGCCTCGCTGTACCAGGCCCGCGCGTTCCACGCCTGATGCATGGTGATCGCCAGGCGCAGCCCGATTTCGGTGTGCGCGGTCCCCGGCGCACGGGTCATGGCGGCGAGGATGTTGGGCCACTCGGCGAAGATCGCGGCGACGCTGGCGGCGGAACTGAATCCGTCCCGGCCCTCGACCGCGCAGGCGTGATCGAGGCACCACATCGCGTGCCGCCGCTGCAGTTCGGCCGTCTCACCCGCCGCGGTGAGCCGGTGCGCGGCATGGTCGCGAACCGTCTCCAGCAGCGCATAGCGGCGGTAGTCACCGTCGGTCAGCACCGTGAGCAGGCTGCGCTGCGCGAGTTCCGCCAGCACGTCGGCGACCGCGGCCCCGCTGAGTTCGGCTGCGGGAACAACGGATTCGATCGCCTCGGGCGCGAATCCGCCGACGAAGACCGAGCTGCGGCGCAACACCGTGCGCGCGGGCGCGTCGAGCAGCTCGTAGCTCCAATCGAGTGCGGCGCGCAGGCTGGCGTGCCGGCCCGCCGCGGCATCGGGGCGGCCGCCGACGAGCAGGCGTACCCGGTCGTCGATCCGGTCCGCCAGTTGCGCGACAGTCAACGTTCTGGTGAGACCGGCGGCGAGTTCGATGCCCAGCGGCAGCCATTCGACGGCCGCGCAGATCCGCAGCACCGCGTCGCGGTCCGGCTCGGCCAGGGGGCCGTCGACGCGTTCGGCGAACAGGTCCACGGCCGGGCGGCGGTCCAGCGCGCCGACGGGCAAGACCTGCTCGCCCGGATGATCGAGCGCGCGCTGCGAGGTGACCAGCACCGACGCCCGGTGTGCCAGCAACGCGTCGACGGTCGAAACGACCTCGGCGAGTAGGTGTTCCGCGTTGTCGAGGATCACCAGCGCGTCGGCCAGGCCAGGGGCCAGGTCGGCGAGTTCGGCACCCGGCACCGCGTCCACACCCGCCGCCGCGGCGAGGGCGGGCACGATCTCCGCGCCCTGCGGCAGCGCCGCCAGCTCGACGAACACCACCGCACGGTCGGTACGGGCCACCACACGGGCGGCCTCCACCGCGAGCCTGGACTTCCCGCTGCCCGCCGCCCCGACCAGCGTGACCAGTCCCGCGCCCGCCACCCGGCCGGCCAGCTCGGCCAGCTCGGCCTCGCGGCCGAGAAACGAGGTGTCCGGGCCGGGAAGGCTGCTGCCCCAGTGCTTTTCGTCTACCTCCTGGGCCTCGGGCAGGCGCAGTGCCGGATCGTGCCGCAGCATTCGATCGCGCAGCTCGATGGTCGCCGGTTCCGGCTCGACGCCGAGTCCCTCCGCCAGCGCGCCCCGCAGCCGATCCAGCACCGCCAGCGCCTCCGGCTGGCGGCCGGTGCGGTACAGCGCCAGCGCCGAGAGCCGATGCAGCGGCTCGTGCAACGGATGCGCGCCGGTCAGCCGGGACAGCTCGAGCACGGTCTCGGCCGCGGCGCCGGCGGCCAGCGCGGCCTCGATCCGCGTGACCACGAGGGCGAGCCGCCGCCGCTCCAGCCGATCCGCTTCGAAATCGGCGAACGGCACCCCGCGCAGATCGGCCAGGGCCGCGCCGCGCCACCACTGCAACGCCTCGGCGGCGGCCGCGCGCACCTGCGCGGTCCGGCCGGCCCGCTGCGCCACGGCGATCCGCTCGGCGGCCACCGTCACCGCGGTCAGGTCGGTGACGGTCGCGGTGGTGGAGTAGCCGGTGGCCGAGCGCACGACCAGGCCGGCGTGCGAGCCGAGGGTGCCGCGCAAGCGCGACATCAGCGACCACAACCTTTCGACGGGCCGGCCGCCGCCGTCCTCGCCCCACAGATCCGCCACCAGCGTGGCATCGGCGATCACGGCTCCGCGCCCCAGCGCGAGCCGCACCAGCGCCGCGCGTTCGAGCGGCCGATCGATGACGATCTCGCGATCGCCGTCCCGGACGAGCACCGGGCCGAGCACCAGGATCTCCATACGCTGCGCCGCGCCGGCCGCGGCCCCAGCGGAACCGTTGCCGCGCTTCCCCTTTCGACGTTCGCCGAGCGAAAAGCCGGTACTCGGATGGTACGCGTGATCGACGCACCCGCCGAAGAATGCCTCGCGGTGCTCGTACCGCCGCACCGCGGGTCCCCTCCACCGCATTCTCCGGCGGGAACACCCCCGAAAACAGGCGCGCGCCGCCTGCGAGATCCAGCTTGCCGGGCCGGCCTTTCCGCGACGTTTCACCCGCGTCTCACGGCTGCGGCCGCACCGCGGCATTCGCCGGTCGGGCGCGCGTGACCCGGCGATCCCGCTTAAAGTTGGGCGCGACACGCGAAGCGGCGCCCGGTTGCGGCCGGTGGCAGGAGCGAAATGAGCGCGGTGCGGGACAACAGCAGCGGAGCCGAGCCGGGTGCGGCGGCCTGGCGTGGCAAGCGATATGTGGCGCTGGGCAGTTCGTACGCGTCGGGACCGGGTATCGCGCCGCGGGTGCCGGGCACGCCACGGCTGGCCGGGCGGTCGCAACGCGACTACCCGCACCTCGTGGCCGCCACCGCGGGGCTGTCGCTCACCGATGTCACCAGCAGCGGGGCGAACTGCGATCATCTCCTGCACGCGCGACAGTTCCGGCAACCGCCGCAGCTCACCGCGGTGACACCCGAGACCGACCTGGTCACCGTCACGATCGGCGGCAACGACATCGGTCTGACGCCGTATCTGATCGCCCGGCGCCTGCCGCGCCCGCTGCTGCTGCTCCCGCCGCTGGCCGGCCTGGGCGACGCGCGCGCCGTCCGGCGGCGATTGCCGGCGGTGGAGGATCGAATCGCCGCGGTGCTGCACGCGATTCGGGAACGCGCACCCGAGGCCACGATTCTGGTGGTCAACTATCTTTCGGTGCTCGGGCGGCGCGCGCCCACCGATTCGACGGTCGATCGCCACTATCGCGCGTTCGCCGAATCCCTTGCCGCGCATACCGCCGCGGCCGCCGAGCACTTCGGCGCCGAGCTGATCGACGTGCGCACACCGAGCCTGGACCACGCCGCCGACTCGGCCGACCCGTGGACGGTGGACTTCTACTTTCCTTGGCCGGGAAGGACTTACGACGGCGCACCGTGCCATCCGACCGCGGCGGGGATGGCCGCGGTCGCCGACCTCGTCGTCGGGCGGCTCGCGGCGCTGCGCCCCGCCGATCGATCACGTCCCTGATTTCGCGGCTCGCCGGAGTCACCGCACTGCGTCGGCCTCGGCTCTCGGCGCGCGAAACGCCCGCACGACCAGGTAGAGCAGCACACCGAGCGGGGCGAGCATGATCGTGAACGCCAGCAGCGGGCTGATCAGCAGCGCGGGCAGACCGCGCTTTCGGCTGTCCAGGAAGATCCAGCGCCCCAGGAACAGGTCGAACGCGATGAAATGCGCCCAAGCGGCCGCGGCGCCGGCGCTGCCCCCGAGCAGGACCTGTATGCCTGCCAGGTCCGCGCCGGACACGGCCGACCACACCGTCCCGAAGTCCGGCAGCACGACGATCGCATAGATCAGCATCGGCGGTACACAGATCAGCGGGGAGGCGACGATGGCCGGCGTGCGCCGCCACCACGGGGCAAGGATCATCAACGCCCAGAACGGGGCGGCGGTGTAGAACGTGAGGTCGAACAGGAAGCTGGTCATCGGACACCGCCGCCGGTCGAAACCAAGGCCGGTGCGGACTGCTCAGGCGGTGCCGCACCGCGCAGGATCACGACGACCGAAGTTGTTGCGGCGAGCGCGATCACGGCGAACGCGAGCAGGGTGAGCGCGTCCGGGCGCACCACCGACTGACCGCGCAGGGCCTGCCAGGTGAGCACCGCGAGCAGCGCCGCGTAGGCCACGCTGACCACCACCAGCACGCCACGTCGCGCCGCCGCCTCGCGCAGCGCGGGCAGGCGCCGGGCCGCGAGTTCCACCGCGATCAACACCAGCGGAATCACTTGCAGCGCATGCATACCCAGGAAATGCGGGATACGCAGATCGCCGCCCACGGTGCTCCAGCCCAGGATCGGCAAGCCGGGACCGCCGTCGGCGAGACCGACGGTATGCGCGCCGCGGATCGAGCCGCCGCTGTCGAGCTGGGCCCGGGTCGGCTGGGTCATCAGCATGCCGAGCGCCGCGCCGACCACGGAAAGCACTGCGCCGGAACGGATCGCGAAGTCTCGGGCGCGATCACGCGCGGGGCTGCGGAACAGCGCCGCGGCGGCCAGCACCGTGGCCAGCCAGACCACGATGATGGTCGAGCCCATCGCCGACCACAGCGCGCCGTCGAGCGGGGTGGTGAAGTTGAAGTGGCTGGTGGTGCCCCGGACGATCTGGATCACGATGATCACCAGTTCGATGCCGAGGCCGATCGCGGCCACGGTGCCCGCCCACCACGCGGCCCGTCGCCAGGCGGTGAGCTGGTCGATCAGCCAGGCCCAGGTGACGGCGTAGATCAGGGTGGAGAGCGCGAATTTCACCGCCTTGGTCCAGATCGGCAGGCCGGTGAGCACGCGGTCGTCCACGATCATCCCGCCGATCGCGAAGACGGTCAGGACCGCCATCGCGGCAGCGAGCAGGAGTAACGGGCGATGCCAGCGCAGGAAGGCGAGGCGTCCGGCCGGGGGCCGGGATGCGGAGGTCATGGTTCTGCTTTCGACGAGACGGGCAGACAGTGCTGAGTGCTGCTATCGATAGTTGTACTATCGACAGAGATTATGGATAGCTGTACTTCCCACTGTCAATAGCCCCGACCTGAGAGCAGGAGTCGCCCATGCGGATCGCCGAACTCAGTCGCACGAGTGGCGTGCCGCCCGCGACGATCAAGTACTACCTGCGCGAAGGCCTGCTGCCGCCCGGCCTGCGCACCCACCACAACCAGGTGGAGTACGGCGACCAGCACGTCAACCGGCTACGCCTGATACGCGCGCTGGTCGACATCGGCGGCATCTCGATCAGCGCGGCGGGCGAGCTGATCTCCGTCCTCGACACCGGCGACCTGACCGCCCGCCAAGCCCTCGGCGAGGCCATGTACGCGCTGGGCGCCCGGCGCTCCCCGGTCGGCGCGGACCAGCAGGCCGCCGCCGAGGCCGACGTCGCCGACCTGCTCGCCCGCCGCGCATGGTCCGTCGACGACGAGAACCCGGCCCGCCACACCCTGACCGACGTGTGCGCCGCGCTGCGCCAGCTCGGGCACGCCGACGTGATCGCGAAAATGGACGACTACGCCGCGGCCGCCGAAGCCGTCGCCGCGATCGACATCGAACTCGTCCGCGGCGTGCCCACGGTCGAGCGCATGACCGAAACCGCCATCGTCGGAACGATTCTCGGCGACACGATGCTCTCCGCGTTACGCAGGCTCGCGCAGGAGCACGTGTCCGGCCAGGTGCTGCCGGACGAGGACTGACTCACCGGCTCGCGCTCGCCCGCGACAGGTTCCAGCCGTTCCACGGATCGGAATCCATTCGCTCGTGGATACTTTCGCGCACCTGCGTACGCATCGGCTCCGGCAGGCGATCGATGGCGGGCAAGCTGTCCGGCGACAGCACGGTCAAATAGCCGATGTCGAACGGCTTACCCTGCTGCCAGCGATCGATGTTCTGATCGGCGATCAACCGCTCCGGATTCACCACGGCCAGCGCCAGCAGGGTCGCCATCGCGGTACCGAGCACGGTGCGCACCAACCACATTCGGCGCAGGCTGAGCACGGCCGCGAGCACCAGCAGATAGACCAGACCCAGCCACAGCTCGCAGACCTCCACCAGCAGCCGGAGCACGGTGAACCCGTAGGCCTGCTGGTAGGTCCACATCCGGCCCAGCGCCGACGCGACGATGATCAACGAGAGCACGGCCACCGCACTGAGCAAGGCCCGCAACCACATCCGGTCACCCGCCGTCGCCTGGTCGGCCCACCGCAGCACCACCAGAAGCACCGCCAAGGTCAGGATGCTGACCACCGACAGCTGCCAGAATCCGGTCCGCGCGTACTCCGCGTAGGTCAGGCCGGCGGTGCGCTGGACGTAGTCGTCGCCGCCGAACAGCGCCACGAACTGCGCGATGACGAACACCGTGAACAACGCCGTCAGTGCGCCCACCGGCAACACCCACTCGATCCGGCGCAGCTGCCGAACACGCAGTCCCCCAGCGCTTTCCGAGGCCGGCAGCAGCGGCGCGGCCAGCAGATACAGCGCACCGGCCGCGGCGAGACCCAGCACGGTGAACAGGAAGATCCACTGGAACGCGAGACCGCCGTCGACCCGCGGCGTCACCGCGTCGAACAGGGCCGCGAACGTCGCGTCGGCCCCGCCGAGCAGCGGCACGAACACCCCCAGCAACACGAGCGTGACCACTGCCGACAGCGCGACGCCCCACTCCCGGCGCGCCGCCCCCGAGCGCGCCCGCTCGACCCCGGCGAACAGCCACTGCGCACCCGGCAAGACCGCGAGCGGCACCGCGAACACGTCGACCCAAGCGCCGTTCGCCGACCGCCGCCCGACCACAGCCAGCGACGCCGCCACCCCCGCCCCCACCAGACAGCACACGAACAACCACCCGGCCGCCCGAAATATGCCCACCGCCGGCAACACCAAAACCATTGCCACCCAGTAAATCCGCGCCGCCTTGTCGCCAAACCGGAGCCCGGTGCCACCGACGGAGGCCGTCGATTCGGCCCCCGCCACCAATCCGTCGCCCGTTGCCGCGCCACCGATCACAGGGCGGACCCCGGATACCGAAACGTCCTCGGACACCAACCCGTCACCGGCCCCTCGGTCATCACTGGCCCTCAGGTCATCACCGAACCCTCGGTCGCCACCGGCCCCTCGGTCACCGCCGATCGCCCGGTCACCGCGGGCCGCAGGGACGTCGCCCTCCGCGGGATCGTTGCCAGTCACAGTGTCGCCACAGATCTCCGCAACGTCAGTGGTCGCGGGATGACTAGCAGCCGCAGGGTCGTCGCCGGACGCGAGAGCATCGCCGGACGCGGAGCCATCGCCGATCGCCGAGCAGCCACGGATCTCCGCAGCCTCACCGGTCACCGGATGATCCTCAGCCGCGGGCACATCACCGGACGCGCGGTCATCGCCAGACACGAGCGCATCACCAATCGCGGAGTCTTCGGCGGCCGCGACATGATCGCCAGACACAGTGGCGCCACGGATCTCGGCATCGTCACCGCTCACAGGGTGATCCTCAGGCGGGGGCACATCGCGGGACGCGGAATCGTTGCCGATCGCGGAGTCTTTGCCGGTCACGGCGCGAACGCCGGACGCGGGGGCGCCGCCAGGCGCGGGCCTGTCGCGGGACGCGGGGTTGTCGCCGGACGCGAGGGCACGAGCAGACGCGGGGGCATCGTGGGACGAAGCGCGATCGCCGGGCATGGGCGCATCGTGGGACGCGGCGCGATCGCCCGACGCGGGCACATCGCCGGACGCGGGCACATCGTGGTGCGCGGGGGCATCTTGGGATGCGGACACATCGCCGGACGGGGGCCCAGCGGCGGGAGCGGGCGTAGCGCGGGTCGCGGGGTTTCCCCAGATTGTCGCGTCGTTGCTGACCGTTGGCCCAGGGGCGGGTTGCGGCTCCGACGTCGAACCGTCCCCTCCGCGGTTCGATGTCACCGCCGCTCCCGCTGAACCCGGGACCTGCTCTGCGGCAGGCGGCTCGGGGGATCGGGCGAGGGTTTTGCGGGCGTTGCGGTCGACGGCGCAGATCGCGCCGACCGCGATGGCGGCGGCCAGGAACCAGCCGATGCCGGGGCGGTCCAGTGGGATCAGGACGGCGCCGGCGAGGCCGATCAGCAGTGTGACGGCCAGTGCGCCGGGTGGGTGGGTAACCCGTTGCCAGCGCGGGATTTTCGGTGGAATGCGCATCGGCTGCGAGGCAGGCCACGTCGCGGAGCGCTGCAGTTTGTGGTGGACCTGCTGCGTACCGGACAGCGTCGAAGGTATTGGTGTAGTGGCATTTTCGGGCATGACTACCCTCCTGAGGGTGTGCGGGATCGCCCCGGGACCTGATGGCGGTCTGGGGTGCGGTGGGAGAAGAATCAGTCGGGCAGGACCACGCGGATCCGGGAGCCGGGGTCGGTGACGGCGATGGTGCCGCCGTGCAGGTCCACCACCCAGCGGGAGATGGCCAGGCCGAGGCCGGTGCCGCCGCCGTCGGTGCGACCACCGCGGGTGAACCGGTCGAAGACGCGCGCACGGTCGGCGCGCGGTATGCCCGGACCGTCGTCGGCGACCTCGATCACGAGTTCCCCGGGCAGTCGGCGCGCGGTGACGCGCACTTCACCGCCGGCCGGACCGTGCCGGGCGGCGTTGTCGAGCAGATTGAGCAACACCTGATGCAGCCGGGCCCGGTCCGCGAACACCGTTGCGGCACTGGGCTGCACGTGACTGGTGAAGTACACACCGCGGCCCAGCGCGGCCGCCGCGACCTCGGCCTCGGCCACCACTTCGGCGAACAACGGTGCCACATCGAGCTTTTCGCGGTCCAACGGAAAGGCGCCCGCCTCGATGCTGGACAGGTCGAGCAGTTCGGACACCAGCCGGCTCAGTCGCTCGGTCTGGGCGAGCGCGGTGCGCAAGGTCTTCGGATCAGGTTCGGAGACACCGTCGACGAGGTTTTCCAGCACCGCGCTCAATGCGGTGATCGGCGTGCGCAATTCGTGTGAGACGTTCGCGATGAGATCGCGCCGCTGCTGGTCGGCGGCCGCGAGATCGGCGGCCATCTGATTGAACGCCTCGGCCAGCTGCCCGACCTCGTCGCGCGAACTCGCCCGCACCCGGCGGGTGTAATCGCCCTGCGCCATCCGCTTGGCCGCCGCGGTCATCTCCCGCAGCGGCCTGGTGATGCCGTGCGCGAGGAACTGCGAGGTGGCCAGCGCGATCACCATCGCGGCGACCGTCGTCTTCGGCGGCAGCCAGCCGATCTTGAACCGGAAGAACCCGAACGCGATACCACCGGCGCACAGCATGAGGATGGCCAGCTTCAGCTTGATCGAACGCACCGGATCCAACGGGCGCGGCAGCACGTCCGCCACCCAGTCCGAG
This genomic stretch from Nocardia brasiliensis ATCC 700358 harbors:
- a CDS encoding DUF4153 domain-containing protein, translated to MVLVLPAVGIFRAAGWLFVCCLVGAGVAASLAVVGRRSANGAWVDVFAVPLAVLPGAQWLFAGVERARSGAARREWGVALSAVVTLVLLGVFVPLLGGADATFAALFDAVTPRVDGGLAFQWIFLFTVLGLAAAGALYLLAAPLLPASESAGGLRVRQLRRIEWVLPVGALTALFTVFVIAQFVALFGGDDYVQRTAGLTYAEYARTGFWQLSVVSILTLAVLLVVLRWADQATAGDRMWLRALLSAVAVLSLIIVASALGRMWTYQQAYGFTVLRLLVEVCELWLGLVYLLVLAAVLSLRRMWLVRTVLGTAMATLLALAVVNPERLIADQNIDRWQQGKPFDIGYLTVLSPDSLPAIDRLPEPMRTQVRESIHERMDSDPWNGWNLSRASASR
- a CDS encoding ABA4-like family protein, encoding MTSFLFDLTFYTAAPFWALMILAPWWRRTPAIVASPLICVPPMLIYAIVVLPDFGTVWSAVSGADLAGIQVLLGGSAGAAAAWAHFIAFDLFLGRWIFLDSRKRGLPALLISPLLAFTIMLAPLGVLLYLVVRAFRAPRAEADAVR
- a CDS encoding SGNH/GDSL hydrolase family protein, whose translation is MSAVRDNSSGAEPGAAAWRGKRYVALGSSYASGPGIAPRVPGTPRLAGRSQRDYPHLVAATAGLSLTDVTSSGANCDHLLHARQFRQPPQLTAVTPETDLVTVTIGGNDIGLTPYLIARRLPRPLLLLPPLAGLGDARAVRRRLPAVEDRIAAVLHAIRERAPEATILVVNYLSVLGRRAPTDSTVDRHYRAFAESLAAHTAAAAEHFGAELIDVRTPSLDHAADSADPWTVDFYFPWPGRTYDGAPCHPTAAGMAAVADLVVGRLAALRPADRSRP
- a CDS encoding ATP-binding protein: MRRYEHREAFFGGCVDHAYHPSTGFSLGERRKGKRGNGSAGAAAGAAQRMEILVLGPVLVRDGDREIVIDRPLERAALVRLALGRGAVIADATLVADLWGEDGGGRPVERLWSLMSRLRGTLGSHAGLVVRSATGYSTTATVTDLTAVTVAAERIAVAQRAGRTAQVRAAAAEALQWWRGAALADLRGVPFADFEADRLERRRLALVVTRIEAALAAGAAAETVLELSRLTGAHPLHEPLHRLSALALYRTGRQPEALAVLDRLRGALAEGLGVEPEPATIELRDRMLRHDPALRLPEAQEVDEKHWGSSLPGPDTSFLGREAELAELAGRVAGAGLVTLVGAAGSGKSRLAVEAARVVARTDRAVVFVELAALPQGAEIVPALAAAAGVDAVPGAELADLAPGLADALVILDNAEHLLAEVVSTVDALLAHRASVLVTSQRALDHPGEQVLPVGALDRRPAVDLFAERVDGPLAEPDRDAVLRICAAVEWLPLGIELAAGLTRTLTVAQLADRIDDRVRLLVGGRPDAAAGRHASLRAALDWSYELLDAPARTVLRRSSVFVGGFAPEAIESVVPAAELSGAAVADVLAELAQRSLLTVLTDGDYRRYALLETVRDHAAHRLTAAGETAELQRRHAMWCLDHACAVEGRDGFSSAASVAAIFAEWPNILAAMTRAPGTAHTEIGLRLAITMHQAWNARAWYSEANRHFEALIDTVDARSEHRVRALTCWSFHAIMLGKLDRAAELLAEAAELVDPAAPKQVLQIDYNRGCIDVERGRYRSAIEALQAAEARADEMHYVQGASASADACGSAQLFAGLAEDALESYRRATEYDRALGDELGLARGLANQARALFDLGRFDEALEVATEADDYSRRLDDRHMLAFTEQVRGGVELAAGRLDSAEAHCRMALSHMGIEVSVADIDLADVLIAQGALSEARTLLERAYGETEPGRTSWFAARAISAALALAEGNRRTARDLVERTLADYARGGFGWRRYVDRLGQVHEQLLG
- a CDS encoding MerR family transcriptional regulator, whose protein sequence is MRIAELSRTSGVPPATIKYYLREGLLPPGLRTHHNQVEYGDQHVNRLRLIRALVDIGGISISAAGELISVLDTGDLTARQALGEAMYALGARRSPVGADQQAAAEADVADLLARRAWSVDDENPARHTLTDVCAALRQLGHADVIAKMDDYAAAAEAVAAIDIELVRGVPTVERMTETAIVGTILGDTMLSALRRLAQEHVSGQVLPDED
- a CDS encoding HAMP domain-containing sensor histidine kinase encodes the protein MLCAGGIAFGFFRFKIGWLPPKTTVAAMVIALATSQFLAHGITRPLREMTAAAKRMAQGDYTRRVRASSRDEVGQLAEAFNQMAADLAAADQQRRDLIANVSHELRTPITALSAVLENLVDGVSEPDPKTLRTALAQTERLSRLVSELLDLSSIEAGAFPLDREKLDVAPLFAEVVAEAEVAAAALGRGVYFTSHVQPSAATVFADRARLHQVLLNLLDNAARHGPAGGEVRVTARRLPGELVIEVADDGPGIPRADRARVFDRFTRGGRTDGGGTGLGLAISRWVVDLHGGTIAVTDPGSRIRVVLPD